From the genome of Lentilactobacillus buchneri, one region includes:
- the cls gene encoding cardiolipin synthase — MTIDWSMVFNVIVVINAILAIFTVFREKRDIAAIWAWLLVLVFLPLVGFIAYAFLGRKLPKNRLFKLHKHVQMQLDERLNEQRKQLGHDEKTPADEVVTEAKTAVDMFMTTDHAFLSRQNKVHIFTDGNSLFHKVIGDIEAAKKSIHIEFYTFYNDQIGNEILNLLVKKAHEGVEVRVIYDSWGSMGTTRKFFQPLVDAGGKAFPFLNTRSVLLDFRINFRDHRKIIVIDGTIGYTGGFNIGDQYLGRKKKFGNWRDTHIRIIGSGVFGLQARFILDWNATSPRDQIDEDQVEPKYFPVTTTKGNVNMQIVSSGPDSDLQQIKMGYIKLITMAKDYCWIQSPYLIPDDSMMDALRIAAMSGVDVRIMVPSMPDHPFVYRATQYYARQLAEEGVKIYYYGDGFIHAKTMVIDDKISSVGSANLDYRSFKLNFEINAFIYDQKFSADLRDIFLNDIDVSELQTPEKFEQQSLWLKFKQTFSRLLSPIL; from the coding sequence ATGACTATTGATTGGTCGATGGTATTTAATGTAATTGTCGTCATTAACGCAATTTTGGCGATCTTCACGGTATTTAGGGAGAAACGCGATATTGCCGCGATTTGGGCTTGGCTGTTAGTGCTGGTCTTTTTACCGCTGGTCGGCTTTATTGCTTATGCCTTTCTGGGTCGAAAATTACCTAAGAATCGGTTGTTTAAATTACATAAACACGTTCAGATGCAGTTAGATGAGCGACTTAACGAACAGCGAAAACAATTGGGCCATGATGAAAAGACACCGGCCGATGAAGTCGTTACCGAGGCCAAGACCGCTGTTGATATGTTCATGACAACCGATCACGCTTTTTTGTCTCGTCAAAATAAAGTTCATATTTTTACTGACGGCAACAGCTTATTTCATAAAGTCATCGGTGACATTGAAGCTGCCAAAAAGAGTATTCATATTGAATTCTATACTTTTTACAATGATCAGATCGGAAATGAAATTTTAAACCTGTTAGTTAAAAAAGCCCATGAAGGCGTTGAAGTCCGGGTGATTTATGATTCCTGGGGCTCGATGGGCACAACCCGGAAGTTCTTCCAGCCTCTGGTTGATGCCGGTGGCAAGGCCTTTCCATTCTTGAACACCCGCTCAGTTCTCTTGGATTTCCGGATTAACTTCCGTGATCACAGAAAGATTATTGTCATTGACGGAACTATTGGCTATACTGGTGGCTTCAACATTGGTGACCAGTATTTGGGCCGCAAGAAAAAATTCGGCAATTGGCGGGATACCCACATTCGCATTATTGGGTCGGGGGTCTTCGGACTACAAGCCCGGTTCATTCTGGATTGGAACGCCACCAGTCCCCGGGATCAAATCGATGAGGATCAAGTTGAACCCAAATACTTCCCGGTTACGACTACTAAAGGAAATGTCAATATGCAGATTGTCTCCAGCGGACCGGATTCGGATTTGCAACAGATCAAAATGGGTTATATTAAGCTGATTACCATGGCCAAAGATTACTGTTGGATTCAATCTCCCTACCTGATTCCAGACGATAGTATGATGGATGCCCTGCGGATTGCGGCTATGTCCGGCGTTGACGTGCGGATTATGGTGCCAAGCATGCCCGATCATCCATTTGTCTACCGGGCGACTCAGTATTATGCCCGCCAACTGGCTGAGGAAGGCGTTAAAATTTACTATTATGGCGATGGCTTCATTCATGCCAAAACGATGGTGATTGACGACAAGATTTCTTCGGTTGGTTCAGCGAACCTGGATTATCGCAGCTTTAAATTAAACTTTGAGATCAATGCGTTTATTTATGATCAGAAGTTCTCGGCCGATTTGCGTGACATCTTCTTAAATGATATTGATGTTAGTGAATTGCAGACCCCGGAAAAATTTGAGCAACAGTCGCTGTGGCTGAAGTTTAAGCAGACGTTTAGTAGGCTGCTGTCACCAATTTTGTAA
- a CDS encoding MFS transporter: METKDISYYRPLAYAAGIGSMLGSGIIVGLAATISVWQSGLGLTNGQVGIISGALTFAIAFGSLFGGRIAESIGLIKVFNWINLFYAIGAGIAVFAPNYITLLIGVVITGIASGTDLPISLTVVSRDSPDAKTSAKLVSSTQIFWQAGIFISYIGAFAVLTGATGARIVFGLLVIFAIITWLWRTMSSKFKELHDEGTARYEENRKNSKEVATKSVTKILFGENKKFLYFFIAILIFYIGWNLLANTWGQFQTFMMVKANASQSLATGAGIVLNVIALVVSAVFSSIAGSKYRNTGFVIGAVIMFLAMVGMTMGGGSLIAIIVAIGFYNIGSPMAGEALYKVWTQESFPVEVRSSIQGIINGTSRVVCALFAFVTPALVLPGVIKITMWCFAGVVVVSFIAGAIMIRLQRKYGIEK; the protein is encoded by the coding sequence ATGGAAACAAAAGACATTTCATATTACCGTCCCCTGGCGTATGCCGCCGGGATTGGTTCGATGCTTGGTTCAGGCATTATTGTGGGGTTGGCTGCTACCATTTCGGTGTGGCAATCCGGATTGGGATTGACAAATGGTCAAGTCGGGATCATTTCCGGTGCGTTGACATTTGCCATCGCTTTTGGATCGTTGTTTGGCGGCCGGATTGCTGAATCAATTGGTCTGATTAAAGTCTTTAACTGGATCAATTTGTTCTACGCAATCGGTGCTGGAATCGCTGTATTTGCCCCGAATTACATCACGTTATTAATTGGGGTCGTCATTACAGGGATTGCCTCAGGAACCGACTTACCGATTTCTTTGACAGTAGTTTCAAGAGATTCGCCTGATGCTAAAACTTCAGCAAAATTGGTGTCATCAACGCAAATCTTTTGGCAGGCCGGCATCTTTATTTCATATATTGGTGCCTTCGCCGTTTTGACCGGTGCCACCGGGGCTCGAATCGTCTTTGGACTGTTGGTTATTTTCGCAATCATCACTTGGTTGTGGCGGACGATGTCAAGCAAATTCAAAGAACTCCATGACGAAGGAACAGCTCGTTACGAAGAAAATCGCAAGAACAGTAAAGAAGTTGCGACTAAATCAGTTACTAAGATTTTGTTTGGCGAAAACAAAAAGTTCTTGTACTTCTTCATTGCAATTTTGATCTTCTACATTGGTTGGAACCTGCTTGCAAATACCTGGGGTCAATTCCAGACCTTCATGATGGTCAAGGCCAATGCCTCACAAAGTTTGGCAACCGGTGCCGGAATCGTTCTAAACGTGATTGCGTTAGTTGTCAGTGCTGTCTTCTCATCCATTGCCGGAAGCAAATACCGTAATACGGGGTTTGTAATTGGTGCCGTTATTATGTTCCTTGCCATGGTTGGAATGACAATGGGTGGCGGTAGCTTAATCGCAATCATCGTTGCGATCGGTTTCTACAACATTGGTAGTCCAATGGCTGGTGAAGCTTTGTATAAAGTTTGGACGCAAGAGTCATTCCCGGTTGAGGTTCGTTCTTCAATTCAAGGAATTATCAACGGAACATCACGGGTTGTTTGTGCACTATTTGCTTTCGTTACCCCAGCCCTCGTTTTACCAGGGGTCATCAAAATTACCATGTGGTGCTTTGCCGGAGTCGTCGTTGTCAGCTTCATTGCTGGTGCAATTATGATTCGTCTGCAGCGCAAGTATGGAATTGAAAAATAA
- a CDS encoding NADP-dependent oxidoreductase, with translation MKAFGYDHNGAADVFEEYEVPTPEISDDQILIQTKAFNLNNFEKSMRAGEYKATTHQVIPGRDVAGTVAKLGANVDGFQVGDRVVAHGHGAYAEYAYATAARTVKIPDGVSFAEAAGIVTPGITAYKAVYYFGEVKAGQTVVVRGASGGVGSLAAQLALNLGATVIGIGASKNEAYVKSLGVDEYVSYNKQDPALVLANRADVVINSALNGADSDSDARIVKENGIITTVGGDEPLSNKQFQFKPIMPTKAISDAEALTALLKLMAEKKLSIRIGYELPFTVAGVIQGHELLSKKHDGRIIVTTETK, from the coding sequence ATGAAAGCATTTGGATACGATCATAACGGGGCTGCGGACGTTTTTGAAGAATACGAGGTGCCGACCCCGGAAATTTCCGACGATCAGATTTTGATTCAGACCAAGGCCTTTAACCTGAATAATTTTGAAAAATCGATGCGGGCTGGGGAATATAAGGCGACTACTCATCAGGTAATTCCTGGTCGGGATGTTGCCGGAACGGTTGCCAAGCTTGGTGCCAATGTGGATGGCTTCCAAGTTGGTGATCGAGTAGTTGCCCATGGCCATGGGGCTTACGCTGAATACGCTTATGCCACCGCTGCTCGAACCGTCAAGATTCCCGATGGGGTTTCGTTTGCGGAAGCTGCCGGGATTGTCACCCCAGGGATTACCGCCTACAAAGCAGTTTATTACTTTGGTGAAGTCAAGGCCGGCCAAACGGTGGTGGTTCGCGGTGCTTCAGGCGGCGTCGGTTCGCTGGCTGCGCAGTTAGCGCTTAATTTGGGCGCAACCGTCATCGGTATCGGTGCCAGCAAGAACGAAGCCTACGTTAAATCGCTGGGAGTTGACGAGTACGTCTCATATAACAAGCAGGACCCGGCACTGGTTCTCGCCAACCGGGCAGACGTGGTGATCAATTCGGCCTTGAATGGTGCCGATAGTGACAGCGATGCCCGGATTGTGAAAGAAAATGGCATCATCACAACGGTTGGCGGGGATGAGCCGTTATCCAATAAGCAGTTCCAGTTCAAGCCGATTATGCCGACAAAGGCAATTTCGGATGCCGAAGCTTTGACCGCACTGTTGAAATTGATGGCAGAGAAGAAGCTCTCAATTCGAATTGGTTATGAACTGCCATTTACCGTCGCCGGTGTCATCCAAGGACACGAGTTATTGAGCAAAAAGCATGACGGCCGCATTATTGTGACGACTGAGACAAAATAA
- a CDS encoding QueT transporter family protein gives MNSKTNLFGISNVRDLTKAAVVSALYIVITMVFAALSFGPIQFRFSEGLNNLAVFNKRYVVAITLGCFISNMMSSLGPLDMVVGTGETLIALLTINIVTRFIKSLPLKLVASVLIGTFYMFIVAAEIAYLGNTAFWPTFWGAYLTTAIGEFVTMTIGAVLVYIISLRYDLNK, from the coding sequence ATGAATTCTAAGACTAATTTGTTTGGCATCAGCAACGTTCGTGACCTCACGAAAGCCGCTGTTGTATCTGCACTCTACATCGTGATCACGATGGTCTTTGCAGCCTTGAGTTTTGGCCCAATTCAATTCCGCTTTTCAGAAGGTTTGAATAACCTTGCTGTCTTCAATAAGCGTTACGTTGTGGCGATCACGCTGGGATGCTTCATTTCGAATATGATGTCGTCACTCGGACCACTGGATATGGTTGTCGGAACTGGTGAAACGCTGATTGCGCTGTTGACCATCAACATCGTCACCCGGTTCATCAAGTCACTGCCATTGAAGCTGGTTGCATCCGTTTTGATCGGAACCTTTTACATGTTCATCGTGGCTGCAGAAATTGCTTATCTCGGAAACACCGCCTTTTGGCCGACCTTCTGGGGTGCATATCTGACCACTGCCATCGGTGAGTTTGTGACTATGACGATTGGTGCTGTGTTGGTTTACATCATCAGTTTGAGATATGATTTGAATAAGTAA
- a CDS encoding AraC family transcriptional regulator yields MEHTLEFVKISYVLNGHCKFFLNGKTYDLEQGDLVIVPPNLKQAFFCNADDDIVVNIIMRRSSFEDAFSPLLMEQNDISNFFLRMLYRREFSQLVLVHCDNDKEIEHIIFGLYMESQASMHGSQIILNSYVLLLFGQIIRNHADDATILEGNIDEQPVSNIIQYIRVNRKDVNLESLAQHFNLSEGYISRFIKRETGYSFSQLLRDIKMREAAKLLISTKMSIEEIIDKVGYTDVSHFYKNFKKIFGVTPAEYRQKGVGH; encoded by the coding sequence ATGGAACATACTTTGGAGTTCGTAAAAATCTCCTATGTCCTCAATGGGCATTGCAAGTTTTTCCTGAACGGTAAAACCTATGATTTGGAACAGGGAGACCTGGTCATTGTTCCCCCAAACCTCAAACAGGCGTTTTTCTGTAATGCTGACGACGATATTGTGGTTAACATTATTATGCGGCGATCATCGTTCGAGGATGCATTTTCTCCTCTGCTAATGGAGCAAAATGATATTTCCAACTTCTTTTTGAGAATGCTGTATCGTCGGGAGTTCTCTCAGTTGGTGTTGGTTCATTGTGATAATGACAAGGAGATTGAACACATCATTTTTGGCTTGTACATGGAGTCTCAAGCATCCATGCATGGATCTCAAATCATCCTGAACAGTTACGTCCTGTTGTTGTTCGGTCAGATTATTCGCAATCACGCTGACGATGCCACAATTCTTGAAGGCAACATTGACGAGCAGCCGGTTTCAAACATTATTCAGTATATTCGTGTCAACCGCAAAGATGTGAACTTGGAAAGTCTCGCTCAACATTTCAATTTGAGTGAAGGCTATATCAGTCGATTTATCAAACGGGAAACTGGGTATTCCTTCTCTCAGCTTCTCAGAGATATTAAAATGCGTGAGGCAGCAAAGTTACTGATCTCAACTAAGATGAGTATTGAAGAAATTATTGATAAGGTTGGCTACACCGATGTGAGTCATTTTTACAAGAACTTCAAGAAAATTTTTGGAGTGACGCCGGCCGAATATCGGCAAAAAGGGGTAGGTCATTAA
- a CDS encoding GTP pyrophosphokinase, translated as MILERSNFMDVKQIMKELDKLPMKSEIGDLKELAQIYQLRHSGVNEIGTKLENLDEEYSMNYDHNPIHHMEERMKSVRSLVGKIQRKGYPLNMDTIHHKILDVGGIRVITNYIDDVYRVEDALTQQSDVTLIKRKDYIKDPKPSGYRSLHLVVSVPVFQSNGVFDVPIEVQLRTIGMDMWASLEHKLRYKTDVPEEKVEQHTGNLKEYASELFDIESKMQEIFRDLQE; from the coding sequence ATGATACTAGAACGTAGTAATTTCATGGATGTTAAGCAGATTATGAAAGAGTTGGATAAATTGCCCATGAAAAGCGAGATTGGCGATCTCAAAGAATTAGCCCAAATCTACCAATTGCGGCACTCGGGGGTTAACGAGATTGGCACTAAGCTGGAGAACCTGGACGAAGAGTATTCAATGAATTATGACCATAACCCGATTCATCATATGGAAGAACGGATGAAAAGTGTCCGCAGTTTGGTGGGTAAAATTCAGCGAAAAGGCTATCCACTCAACATGGATACCATTCATCACAAAATTTTAGACGTTGGCGGCATTCGGGTGATTACCAACTACATCGATGACGTTTATCGGGTTGAAGACGCCCTGACTCAGCAATCCGATGTAACCTTGATCAAACGCAAGGACTACATCAAGGATCCCAAACCCAGTGGCTATCGCAGCCTGCATTTGGTGGTGTCGGTGCCGGTCTTTCAATCCAACGGTGTGTTTGATGTTCCAATCGAGGTTCAGTTAAGAACGATCGGGATGGATATGTGGGCCAGCTTGGAACACAAGTTACGTTATAAGACGGATGTCCCGGAAGAAAAAGTTGAACAGCACACCGGTAATCTCAAGGAATATGCCAGTGAATTATTCGACATTGAAAGCAAAATGCAGGAAATCTTCCGCGACTTGCAGGAATAA
- a CDS encoding glycerol dehydrogenase, with protein MTELFASPNTYIQGPGELFKSAGYIEKYGKKVLLLSDPTVLKIVGNDFNDYLQNNGFDVTLAQFEGEASESEINRVTEIGKSNQDQIIIGLGGGKTADSAKAIADNLDIAAMIAPTIASTDAPCSRLSVIYTDDGAFDHYRFYKKNPEIVLLDTKVIAGGPVHLLISGIADALATNVEATDVRAANADNMLGAKQTIVAGAIGQACEDNLFEYADLAIAANKAHVATPALDHIVEANTLLSGLGFESGGLAAAHAIHNGFTALTGDIHHLTHGEKVAYGTLVELILDGSDHARFEKFLKFDLKLGLPTTLANLHLESASDEDLMKVATQACDENDTMKCMPTDITPEDVFAAIKAVDEYSKDFQNQ; from the coding sequence ATGACAGAATTATTTGCAAGTCCCAACACCTATATCCAAGGTCCCGGCGAGCTGTTCAAGAGCGCCGGATATATTGAAAAGTATGGCAAAAAAGTTCTCTTGCTGTCTGATCCGACAGTGTTAAAAATTGTTGGTAACGACTTTAACGATTATCTTCAAAATAATGGCTTCGACGTCACCCTTGCCCAGTTCGAGGGTGAGGCTTCCGAATCCGAAATTAATCGGGTGACTGAGATTGGTAAATCCAACCAAGACCAGATCATCATTGGTTTAGGCGGTGGGAAGACTGCCGACTCAGCCAAGGCAATTGCCGACAACCTCGACATTGCTGCGATGATCGCCCCAACCATCGCGTCAACAGATGCCCCCTGCTCACGATTGTCAGTTATCTATACCGATGATGGGGCGTTCGACCATTACCGCTTTTACAAGAAGAATCCCGAAATTGTCCTCCTCGACACCAAGGTCATCGCTGGCGGTCCGGTTCACCTACTGATTTCCGGAATCGCCGATGCGTTGGCCACAAACGTTGAAGCCACCGACGTTCGTGCTGCCAATGCCGATAACATGTTGGGCGCCAAGCAAACCATCGTTGCCGGCGCGATTGGCCAAGCCTGTGAGGATAATTTGTTTGAATACGCCGACCTAGCGATTGCCGCTAACAAGGCCCACGTCGCCACGCCAGCTTTGGACCACATCGTTGAGGCCAACACCCTTCTCAGTGGTTTGGGCTTCGAAAGCGGCGGCCTGGCAGCTGCTCACGCCATTCACAACGGCTTCACCGCTTTGACCGGCGACATCCATCACCTCACCCATGGTGAGAAGGTGGCATATGGCACATTGGTCGAATTGATTTTAGACGGCAGTGATCACGCCCGGTTCGAGAAATTCCTGAAATTTGACCTCAAACTTGGCTTGCCGACCACTCTGGCCAATTTGCATTTAGAGTCGGCTTCAGATGAGGACCTGATGAAGGTAGCTACCCAAGCTTGCGATGAGAACGACACGATGAAATGCATGCCAACCGACATTACGCCGGAAGACGTCTTCGCGGCCATCAAGGCAGTCGACGAGTATAGTAAAGACTTTCAGAATCAATAA
- a CDS encoding MFS transporter: protein MNASIASYLDASILVTTGIVLAMWKTQFGLNAWWVGALSTLVTLSVALGSAVGGYLSDKFGRVTVFNLDILFVALGTLLVALAPNLPMIVVGLFIAGVASGADLPTSLAVISERTEPDQYGKVIASTEIYWLGGIVLSQGLGFLTADMGYMSSRILFAWLAVVALVTWGIRALSPKFHNLETQMVVPVERRASTEEEVAAEKIPFRKLIAMPRHFVPMIGLTGFYLFWNIPANTWGSFLNYFLVTVDGRSQQFSTLCAFFANILGAFVLYGIYMKFADTKYRYIMTRVGLILCILSFVLSAVFGGVWWIFTISYFVYCCANMLHGEPLFKIWSQSLYPVHVRASVTGISYSIVRAVTAVFSFVTPAIMAYSPTLLIWLLVGSLGICWLSAELVMRFIAHHDIPDPVYSSRKLDPKYNQNLAANKETH from the coding sequence ATGAACGCAAGTATTGCCTCATATCTTGACGCAAGCATTTTGGTAACGACTGGAATTGTGCTGGCAATGTGGAAAACCCAGTTCGGCTTGAACGCGTGGTGGGTTGGCGCACTTAGTACATTGGTAACATTGTCTGTTGCCTTGGGGTCGGCGGTTGGGGGTTATCTCTCTGATAAGTTTGGCCGGGTCACCGTCTTCAATCTAGATATTTTATTCGTTGCCCTTGGAACATTATTAGTCGCCTTGGCGCCAAATCTGCCAATGATTGTGGTTGGTTTGTTTATCGCCGGGGTTGCCTCAGGGGCCGACTTACCGACTTCCTTGGCAGTTATTTCGGAACGAACAGAACCTGATCAGTACGGTAAGGTGATTGCTTCAACCGAAATTTATTGGTTGGGCGGAATTGTTCTTTCTCAAGGATTGGGCTTCTTGACAGCTGACATGGGCTATATGAGTTCCAGAATCCTGTTTGCCTGGCTGGCAGTGGTCGCGTTAGTAACTTGGGGAATCCGTGCCCTTTCACCGAAGTTTCATAATCTGGAGACTCAAATGGTTGTCCCAGTTGAAAGACGGGCTTCTACTGAGGAAGAAGTTGCCGCAGAAAAAATTCCTTTCCGAAAACTCATCGCTATGCCAAGGCACTTTGTGCCAATGATTGGGCTGACTGGTTTCTATCTTTTTTGGAATATTCCGGCTAACACCTGGGGATCATTTCTGAACTACTTTTTGGTGACCGTCGATGGTCGCAGCCAGCAATTTTCCACTTTGTGTGCATTCTTTGCCAACATCTTGGGGGCATTTGTCCTCTACGGCATCTACATGAAGTTTGCTGACACGAAGTACCGTTACATTATGACTAGGGTCGGTCTAATTCTGTGTATCTTATCATTTGTTCTCTCAGCAGTGTTCGGTGGTGTTTGGTGGATTTTCACCATTTCATATTTTGTTTACTGCTGTGCCAACATGCTTCATGGTGAACCCTTATTCAAAATCTGGAGTCAGTCATTATATCCAGTACATGTTCGGGCAAGCGTAACCGGTATTAGCTATTCAATTGTTCGCGCAGTTACAGCAGTCTTTTCGTTCGTCACACCCGCAATCATGGCCTATTCACCAACATTATTAATTTGGCTATTGGTTGGGTCACTAGGGATTTGCTGGTTATCTGCAGAACTCGTTATGCGCTTTATTGCCCATCATGATATTCCCGATCCAGTATACAGTTCTCGCAAACTGGATCCAAAATACAATCAAAATTTAGCAGCAAATAAGGAGACTCATTAA
- a CDS encoding family 78 glycoside hydrolase catalytic domain — protein sequence MSVIVNAKAPYDLQVEHYHGDVLAIRTATPRISWKYDGHVADSDEVELQITRHMPGQAGTVESIVTEPVNNVLFAWPLDPLVSREQVEVKARLVDGDTKGDWSQTLKFDEGILEYWELQSSFVGPSWPEAETDHRHLPLVRNEFTLKDTPVYARLYLSALGLVEGHVNGKQIGKDILTPGWTAYDDRLECWTYDLVGDLKAGQNAFGFYLGDGWYRGRIGFKGGKANVYGDKIGVFAQLEVTYPDGTSEQIFSNSHDGLWKVTKGPITQSDLCEGETYDSHLEKDGFDQPGYDDADWLPVAQIPFDRRKMEFPILPPVRANMVNKPISIKKIREYDGKADWQVDFGQNCTQRIDLHITNAQDGDVIELQHAEVLESDGSLSTRPLRRGQQIDQYISNGSDAHFEARFATHGFRYAEIRGWRGELTADDMQCKVYFSDMLQTGTFESSNENVNRLDDNALWSMRSNFVSLPTDCPQRDERLGWTGDISLFSPTAAYFYDVEGFLSSWLQDVSHEQKRLGTVPFYVPFIPFAEWTEPQGIAIWGDSAVRVPWAIYMASGDKEMLAKQYETAKGWIDEVKGYLSEDGVWDRKPAYSLGQLGDWLDPTAPADDPVKAMTEKNLVATAFYANSCDMFVKMGHELGKDDEADEYTKLAKHVHLGFKKRFFNDKGIMTSDTQCAYALAIAFGLVDDDPEIKEFAGHRLALLVRRAHGKIGTGFAGTPYILPALTETGHMDEAYQLFLSEECPSWMYQVKMGGTTTWERWDSMLPDGSVNPGVMTSFNHYSLGSVADWIHATVGGLKPTAPAWHQFEVAPRPGGNLTSAKASHETPFGTAKVEWNYTDGKLSVSVDVPYGATAKVDIPGYDTVELRDGHYENSFDYQAS from the coding sequence ATGTCTGTGATTGTTAATGCAAAAGCACCATATGATTTACAAGTTGAACACTATCACGGCGATGTATTAGCCATTAGAACCGCTACTCCGCGGATTTCATGGAAGTATGATGGCCATGTGGCTGATTCAGATGAGGTCGAACTCCAAATTACCCGGCATATGCCAGGTCAAGCTGGGACAGTTGAATCAATTGTTACCGAACCGGTTAACAACGTTTTGTTTGCCTGGCCATTGGATCCATTGGTTTCTAGAGAACAGGTTGAAGTAAAGGCCCGTCTGGTTGATGGTGATACCAAAGGGGACTGGTCACAAACCCTTAAATTTGATGAAGGAATTCTTGAATACTGGGAACTCCAATCAAGCTTTGTTGGTCCGAGCTGGCCGGAAGCAGAAACTGACCATCGTCATTTACCACTGGTTCGCAATGAGTTTACGCTTAAAGACACGCCAGTATATGCACGACTTTACCTTTCTGCACTTGGTCTGGTTGAAGGTCATGTGAATGGCAAACAAATTGGCAAAGACATCTTAACCCCAGGCTGGACAGCCTACGATGATCGTCTGGAATGCTGGACTTACGACTTGGTGGGCGACTTGAAAGCCGGTCAAAATGCGTTTGGCTTTTACTTGGGTGATGGCTGGTATCGCGGCCGGATTGGTTTCAAAGGCGGTAAGGCGAACGTCTATGGAGACAAGATTGGTGTCTTCGCGCAGCTGGAAGTGACTTATCCTGACGGCACCAGCGAGCAGATTTTCTCTAATTCACATGATGGATTATGGAAAGTGACCAAGGGGCCAATCACCCAGTCTGACTTGTGTGAAGGTGAGACTTATGATTCGCATCTTGAGAAGGACGGTTTTGACCAACCAGGATATGATGATGCCGATTGGCTGCCAGTTGCCCAAATTCCGTTTGATCGACGGAAGATGGAGTTTCCAATCCTGCCACCAGTCCGTGCCAACATGGTTAACAAGCCGATTTCAATCAAAAAAATTCGCGAGTATGATGGCAAGGCTGATTGGCAAGTCGACTTTGGTCAAAACTGTACTCAACGGATTGATCTGCATATTACCAACGCGCAGGATGGCGATGTGATTGAACTCCAGCACGCCGAAGTATTGGAAAGTGACGGGTCACTTTCCACTCGGCCACTCCGTCGAGGTCAACAAATTGATCAATACATTTCAAACGGGTCGGATGCACACTTTGAAGCCCGCTTTGCCACCCACGGATTTAGATATGCCGAAATCCGTGGTTGGCGCGGTGAACTGACTGCCGATGATATGCAGTGTAAAGTCTACTTCTCAGATATGTTGCAAACCGGGACTTTTGAATCCTCTAATGAGAATGTGAACCGGCTTGATGACAATGCGCTTTGGTCAATGCGATCAAACTTTGTTTCCTTGCCGACTGACTGCCCGCAACGTGATGAGCGTTTAGGTTGGACTGGCGATATCTCACTGTTCAGCCCCACAGCCGCATATTTCTACGACGTTGAAGGTTTCTTGAGCAGCTGGCTTCAAGATGTTTCACATGAACAAAAGCGATTGGGAACAGTACCGTTTTATGTCCCATTTATTCCATTTGCTGAATGGACTGAACCGCAAGGCATTGCCATTTGGGGTGATTCTGCTGTTCGAGTTCCTTGGGCAATTTACATGGCAAGTGGTGATAAAGAGATGCTTGCCAAGCAGTATGAAACTGCTAAAGGTTGGATCGATGAGGTTAAAGGTTACCTTTCAGAGGATGGTGTTTGGGACCGTAAGCCGGCATACTCACTGGGACAACTTGGTGACTGGCTGGATCCCACGGCACCAGCGGATGATCCAGTAAAAGCCATGACGGAAAAGAATCTAGTCGCAACCGCATTTTATGCCAATAGTTGTGACATGTTTGTTAAAATGGGTCACGAACTTGGTAAGGATGATGAGGCCGATGAATATACCAAATTAGCCAAGCATGTTCATCTTGGATTTAAGAAGCGATTCTTTAACGACAAGGGTATCATGACTTCAGACACGCAATGTGCCTATGCACTGGCAATTGCCTTTGGGTTGGTGGATGACGATCCAGAGATTAAAGAATTTGCCGGTCACAGGTTGGCATTACTTGTTCGTCGCGCTCATGGTAAAATTGGCACAGGCTTTGCTGGAACCCCTTACATCCTGCCTGCATTGACTGAGACAGGTCATATGGATGAGGCTTATCAATTGTTCCTGTCTGAAGAATGCCCAAGCTGGATGTATCAAGTCAAAATGGGTGGCACCACTACTTGGGAACGTTGGGACTCAATGCTGCCCGATGGCTCGGTTAACCCTGGTGTAATGACGTCGTTTAACCACTATTCACTTGGCTCAGTTGCGGATTGGATTCATGCAACGGTTGGTGGTCTTAAGCCGACTGCCCCGGCTTGGCACCAGTTCGAAGTTGCCCCTCGTCCGGGTGGTAACTTAACGTCTGCCAAGGCTTCACACGAAACCCCATTTGGAACAGCCAAGGTTGAATGGAATTACACTGACGGCAAGCTGTCGGTTTCCGTTGACGTTCCGTATGGCGCCACTGCAAAAGTCGACATTCCAGGCTATGACACAGTTGAACTCAGGGATGGACACTATGAAAATAGTTTTGATTACCAAGCATCTTAA